In the genome of Methylotenera mobilis JLW8, the window CAATTTAACGATAACAAACGCATAAGACACGGTTAAGTCAGGATGATGCCACGCTGCCTCGGCCAAATGCCCTACCGTGTTCACCACCATCAGCGTGGCTTTCCAGCCACTGGTTTTATACTTGCGGCGTATCCAGCCATTTTCCAGATACCAATGCGGGAGTTCTGCCGCTAATCTTGCTTCGACTTCTTGCTCAGAAAATACAGGGGTTGTAGACATAATAAAACTTTCTTTTAATAAGCCAATTTAATAATCAACCAGCAGCACATGATCGGTGGCAACGCTCACATCTTCCATACGGCGCTTACTTAATATAGGTTCAACCGCGG includes:
- a CDS encoding 4a-hydroxytetrahydrobiopterin dehydratase, which produces MSTTPVFSEQEVEARLAAELPHWYLENGWIRRKYKTSGWKATLMVVNTVGHLAEAAWHHPDLTVSYAFVIVKLCTHDAKGITEKDFELAKKIESVIAWQPAKEGGALTGTPNEDVRFKYIKYDDK